In Toxoplasma gondii ME49 chromosome X, whole genome shotgun sequence, a single genomic region encodes these proteins:
- a CDS encoding hypothetical protein (encoded by transcript TGME49_236550~Predicted trans-membrane domain (TMHMM2.0):117-140), giving the protein MSPFPPRVVPRLLPCNGMKSLPFSQAGQGFVPGSAPAFRTFVTSVGPRSSISELIPGASKRFFAGQIAERNGTALSNAFRSAGERSNADFLKLSQKRLGGSLEDYYTNSQLATCIQSPWPFYIWSFWAFSMVVVPIGLLFQSNYYFSGRILPKVNGNTQLCEDSW; this is encoded by the exons ATGTCGCCGTTCCCGCCTCGCGTcgttccccgtcttctcccgtGCAACGGGATGAAGAGCCTCCCCTTTTCGCAAGCGGGTCAAGGCTTTGTCCCTGGATCCGCCCCTGCTTTCCGAACTTTCGTCACCTCTGTCGGCCCTCGTTCCAGCATTTCTGAACTTATTCCTGGAGCCAGCAAACGCTTTTTCGCCGGTCAAATTGCGGAAAGAAACGGAACTGCACTCTCGAACGCTTTCCGGAGTGCAGGGGAGCGGTCCAACGCTGACTTCCTGAAGCTGTCCCAGAAACGCCTGGGAGGCTCTCTGGAAGACTACTACACAAACAGCCAACTTGCAACCTGCATTCAGTCCCCTTGGCCTTTCTACATCTGGTCCTTCTGGGCTTTCTCGATG GTCGTGGTCCCCATCGGCTTGCTGTTCCAGAGCAACTATTACTTTTCCGGGCGTATTCTTCCCAAGGTGAACGGTAACACTCAGCTATGCGAGGACTCGTGGTAA